In Chryseobacterium gleum, a single genomic region encodes these proteins:
- a CDS encoding bestrophin family protein encodes MHSGKRFGAREFIIWTRRSIYALIILSAIPTVLYFLGWTFLSVPWQPIAIMGTAVAFIVGFKNNASYSRLWEARQIYGAIINDSRSFGYILRDALLSKDPGKVKEMFLRHYAWLTALRFQLRESRAWENMGTDQFDEYAKKYDIPERLSRLDEELKKYLSEPELQYILSKKNRATQLVASQSKALSEAYEKGEINDFQWTQINQQLVKFTDNQGKAERIKNFPYPRNFSSITTYLLLLFIVFVPFGLLKEFDKLGDGTMVEGWTLWFNIPFSLLVTWCFHTLDSVGEASVNPFEGSPNDVPITQISRTIEIDMRDMLDESDLPAAITPKNNIVL; translated from the coding sequence ATTATCTGCAATCCCTACAGTTCTGTACTTTTTGGGTTGGACGTTTCTCTCCGTTCCATGGCAGCCGATTGCCATTATGGGAACAGCGGTTGCCTTTATCGTTGGATTTAAAAACAATGCCAGCTACAGCAGGCTCTGGGAAGCTAGACAAATTTACGGAGCCATTATTAATGACAGCCGTAGCTTTGGGTATATCCTGAGAGATGCGCTGCTTTCTAAAGATCCGGGCAAGGTCAAAGAAATGTTTCTTCGTCATTATGCATGGCTTACCGCATTGCGATTCCAGCTTCGTGAATCCAGAGCATGGGAAAATATGGGTACAGATCAGTTTGATGAATATGCTAAAAAGTATGATATTCCGGAAAGACTCTCCAGGCTGGATGAGGAACTGAAAAAATACCTTTCTGAGCCTGAACTTCAGTATATTTTAAGCAAAAAGAACAGGGCTACACAATTGGTGGCCAGCCAGAGCAAAGCTTTGTCAGAAGCTTATGAAAAAGGGGAAATCAATGATTTTCAATGGACTCAGATTAATCAGCAACTGGTAAAATTTACCGATAATCAGGGAAAAGCTGAAAGAATAAAGAACTTTCCATATCCCAGAAATTTCTCTTCCATCACCACTTATCTTTTGCTTTTATTCATTGTTTTTGTGCCTTTCGGTTTACTAAAAGAATTTGATAAACTGGGTGACGGAACTATGGTAGAAGGATGGACGTTATGGTTTAATATTCCGTTCTCTTTGCTCGTGACATGGTGTTTTCATACCCTGGACAGTGTGGGAGAAGCGTCAGTTAATCCCTTTGAAGGAAGTCCCAATGATGTTCCTATCACTCAGATCAGCCGTACCATCGAAATCGATATGCGGGATATGCTGGATGAATCTGATCTTCCGGCAGCCATCACACCAAAGAATAATATTGTGCTTTAA